Proteins from one Chitinophaga oryzae genomic window:
- a CDS encoding RagB/SusD family nutrient uptake outer membrane protein: MRSYISISFLIILVATGCSKFLDRPQENQAQSSSINYADLSLMYQPVSGVYRTAASGTFAKWISVAIRSSHSDDVAPGNDDAGQVSIHNFKSDVTVKSYWGINDMWISMYAVVLASNSALAELDKFGKNIPANDAEKMKLLARYQAEVRFYRALAHFWLCRTYGAVPILGIESNDPASFGEASKSSVEDVKKHVISEMDFCIANLEDARPNAASRIGAVTKYTALMLKAKAAMDLAGNNNGSTYWDVVLDCTNQIVNSGKFSLFSDYYQLFKMPGKLCDESILELQYSDFGKSTGDIVISGGPGEEWGNFFFFQGPENTYSPVITGPGWMVPTQKAVDFLTSRNDSIRLKTTIRYCGVNGAPGTYSVTPDGDTISGNASRKKYFNGKAYTPRSQMTPGRIDYYGANNNVRIMRYAEVLLMNAEAKIRKGQNGDAPVNLVRNRVKLASIANVTLQQVLDERHAELICEWWGERFNDLVRTDQAATVLPGFVKGQSEYIPIPQAQEDVNPKLK; this comes from the coding sequence ATGAGAAGTTATATATCCATCTCTTTCCTGATCATACTGGTAGCTACGGGCTGCTCCAAATTTTTAGACCGCCCGCAGGAAAATCAGGCACAATCTTCCAGTATCAATTATGCTGATTTATCACTGATGTACCAGCCGGTGTCGGGGGTGTACAGAACAGCGGCCAGCGGCACTTTTGCAAAATGGATCAGCGTCGCCATCCGGTCTTCGCACAGCGACGATGTGGCGCCGGGCAACGACGACGCCGGGCAGGTGTCTATCCATAACTTCAAAAGTGATGTGACCGTAAAAAGTTACTGGGGCATCAACGATATGTGGATCAGCATGTACGCCGTAGTGCTGGCATCGAACAGCGCGCTGGCCGAACTGGACAAATTCGGTAAAAATATTCCCGCCAACGACGCGGAAAAAATGAAGCTGCTGGCCAGGTACCAGGCGGAAGTCCGCTTCTATAGGGCGCTGGCGCACTTCTGGCTTTGCAGGACCTACGGTGCGGTACCTATCCTGGGCATAGAAAGCAATGACCCCGCCAGCTTCGGCGAGGCCAGCAAAAGCAGCGTGGAAGATGTAAAAAAACATGTCATCTCTGAAATGGACTTCTGTATTGCCAACCTGGAAGATGCCCGGCCCAATGCCGCCAGCCGTATCGGCGCGGTGACAAAATACACGGCCCTGATGTTAAAGGCGAAAGCTGCCATGGACCTGGCAGGTAACAACAACGGCAGCACCTATTGGGACGTAGTGCTGGATTGTACCAACCAGATCGTCAACAGCGGTAAATTCTCGCTGTTCAGCGATTACTACCAGCTCTTTAAAATGCCCGGTAAATTATGCGACGAATCCATCCTTGAATTGCAGTATTCCGATTTCGGAAAGTCTACCGGCGACATCGTTATCTCCGGCGGTCCCGGCGAAGAATGGGGCAACTTCTTTTTCTTCCAGGGCCCTGAAAATACGTACAGCCCTGTGATCACCGGCCCGGGATGGATGGTGCCTACCCAGAAAGCGGTCGATTTCCTGACCTCACGTAACGACAGCATCCGGCTGAAAACCACCATCCGGTACTGCGGGGTGAACGGCGCCCCCGGAACCTATTCCGTAACGCCTGACGGAGACACCATTTCCGGCAATGCGTCCAGGAAGAAGTATTTTAACGGGAAAGCCTATACTCCCCGTTCGCAGATGACACCCGGCAGGATCGATTACTATGGCGCGAACAACAACGTGCGTATCATGCGCTACGCAGAAGTGCTGCTCATGAATGCGGAAGCAAAAATCCGTAAAGGACAGAACGGGGACGCGCCTGTCAACCTGGTCAGAAACAGGGTGAAGCTGGCGTCTATCGCCAATGTTACGCTGCAGCAGGTGCTGGACGAGCGCCATGCGGAACTGATCTGCGAATGGTGGGGCGAGCGCTTCAACGACCTGGTGAGGACCGATCAGGCAGCCACCGTACTGCCGGGTTTTGTAAAGGGGCAGAGCGAATACATTCCTATCCCCCAGGCTCAGGAAGACGTCAACCCAAAACTTAAATAG
- a CDS encoding Gfo/Idh/MocA family protein, giving the protein MRQVKVALLGAGFIADIHMESYSRFVPEAEIVAVYARNAEKAQAFAARHHIARSFSSIDELIKNVDFDVVDICLPNFLHKEATLKAAAAGKHIIIEKPLAVTLEEADEMIAACEKANVKLMYAEELCFAPKYERARALVEEGGVGDIYMLKQSEKHSGPHSDWFYDVNQSGGGVLMDMGCHGIEWFRWMLKNRKALSVTASMSTVFHKERTKGEDNSIIIIEFEGGVTGVVENSWAKHGGMDDRSEIYGTGGVAYADLFIGNSVLAYSRNGYGYAMEKTDTTVGWSFCIFEEAFNQGYPQELKHFIDCVIHDREPLVTGKDGRAVLEIIYAAYASAGQGKKIMLPFAPKVEKPIDLWLNP; this is encoded by the coding sequence ATGAGACAGGTAAAAGTAGCCCTCCTGGGCGCCGGATTTATTGCAGATATCCACATGGAAAGTTACAGCCGGTTTGTGCCGGAAGCGGAAATTGTGGCAGTGTATGCGCGTAACGCGGAAAAAGCACAGGCTTTTGCTGCGAGACATCATATCGCCCGGTCCTTTTCTTCTATTGATGAGCTGATCAAAAATGTTGATTTTGATGTGGTGGACATCTGTCTCCCTAACTTCCTGCACAAAGAGGCGACCTTAAAAGCCGCTGCTGCCGGTAAACACATTATCATCGAAAAGCCGCTGGCGGTGACGCTGGAAGAAGCGGACGAGATGATTGCTGCCTGTGAAAAAGCCAACGTGAAACTGATGTATGCAGAGGAACTTTGTTTTGCGCCGAAGTACGAGCGGGCCCGGGCACTGGTGGAAGAAGGCGGCGTAGGCGACATCTACATGTTAAAGCAGTCAGAGAAACATTCCGGCCCGCATTCCGACTGGTTTTACGACGTCAACCAGTCCGGCGGCGGCGTGCTGATGGATATGGGCTGCCATGGCATCGAATGGTTCAGGTGGATGCTGAAAAACAGGAAAGCCCTGAGTGTGACAGCGTCGATGAGTACCGTGTTTCACAAGGAAAGAACAAAAGGGGAAGACAATTCTATCATCATCATCGAATTTGAGGGCGGTGTCACCGGCGTGGTGGAAAACTCATGGGCCAAACACGGCGGTATGGACGACCGCAGCGAGATTTACGGTACCGGCGGCGTGGCCTATGCGGATCTGTTCATCGGTAACTCCGTACTGGCGTATAGCCGCAACGGTTATGGTTATGCCATGGAGAAGACCGACACCACAGTGGGCTGGAGCTTCTGCATATTCGAAGAAGCTTTCAACCAGGGGTATCCGCAGGAACTGAAACACTTTATCGATTGCGTGATACATGACCGTGAACCGCTGGTGACGGGCAAAGACGGCCGCGCCGTGCTGGAAATTATTTATGCCGCTTATGCATCCGCCGGGCAGGGTAAAAAAATCATGCTCCCGTTTGCCCCGAAGGTGGAAAAACCAATCGATTTATGGTTGAACCCATAA
- a CDS encoding copper amine oxidase encodes MNIFPAHRKTLLVSYALLTGFLSHAQQPTTTLNDVITHTPQGHTMQVPGLLSGQIPSLSYQKIILPGPQYLISDDPEYIRVPEGVALREPVQPGSVRLYLYNVNGVQQPEKMDRKIAAVIKNTGNQSMHIRMLKYSSQKPTTNYFFAGKQGLADFFSSQPETVAREVKPGASVCLDPKQDKAVVKYDELVHGFYEFVIDQPGEISIVQTDLKTPATAAAARIKAPLDSKQYAGAGRGTYGVSNYRIIVDDTLDTQNGMTQLLVADGKKDPWVIGKEASTGELKSLAGNYGVIYNIEVSWKSTDGKALALITWNPHGDNSQWCGGMANTMIVSGGKFKEGIIQLPGNQLVTTKAPEAILVQIFTPAAGGGVQKAHFTYSPPGASCLPTPLVLVPVDLK; translated from the coding sequence ATGAATATATTCCCTGCCCACAGAAAGACTTTATTAGTCAGCTATGCTCTGCTAACGGGCTTCCTGTCGCACGCACAGCAGCCGACGACCACCCTGAACGATGTGATCACGCATACGCCACAGGGGCATACCATGCAGGTGCCCGGCCTCCTCAGCGGACAGATACCCTCGCTCTCCTATCAGAAAATCATCCTGCCCGGTCCACAGTACCTGATTTCAGACGACCCGGAATATATTCGTGTGCCCGAAGGCGTTGCCCTGAGAGAACCGGTGCAACCAGGATCGGTAAGACTATACCTCTATAATGTGAACGGCGTGCAGCAGCCGGAAAAAATGGACCGTAAAATAGCGGCGGTGATCAAAAACACGGGAAATCAGTCCATGCATATCCGTATGCTGAAATACTCCTCCCAAAAACCGACCACCAACTATTTTTTTGCCGGCAAACAGGGGCTGGCCGACTTCTTCAGCTCACAACCGGAAACAGTGGCCCGTGAAGTGAAGCCCGGCGCCTCCGTCTGCCTGGACCCCAAACAGGACAAAGCCGTAGTGAAATATGATGAGCTGGTACATGGGTTCTATGAATTTGTCATCGATCAACCCGGTGAAATCAGCATTGTGCAAACCGACCTGAAAACGCCCGCTACTGCAGCAGCAGCCCGCATAAAAGCTCCGCTCGACTCCAAACAATATGCAGGCGCGGGCCGTGGCACCTATGGCGTGAGCAATTATCGCATTATTGTGGACGATACCCTCGACACTCAAAACGGTATGACACAGCTGCTGGTAGCCGATGGAAAAAAAGATCCCTGGGTGATCGGAAAAGAAGCCTCTACCGGCGAACTGAAAAGCCTGGCCGGCAACTACGGCGTTATCTATAACATTGAAGTGTCGTGGAAAAGTACAGATGGGAAAGCGCTCGCGCTGATAACATGGAACCCGCATGGCGACAACAGCCAATGGTGTGGCGGCATGGCCAACACCATGATCGTCAGCGGCGGTAAATTCAAAGAAGGCATTATCCAGTTGCCCGGCAATCAACTGGTCACCACCAAAGCACCGGAAGCCATCCTCGTGCAGATATTTACGCCCGCTGCCGGAGGCGGCGTACAGAAAGCACACTTCACCTACTCCCCGCCGGGAGCATCCTGTTTACCTACACCGCTGGTATTGGTACCGGTAGACCTGAAATAA
- a CDS encoding gluconate 2-dehydrogenase subunit 3 family protein, whose protein sequence is MDRRELIKTIAVLTGAAFVGGDLFLSGCREQNKALFSQEDIAFFDEVAETIIPRTDTPGAKDAEVGKFMVLYASDCYDIAQQQTLQQGITQINNTAKKKFRRAFVQLTTAQKLSLLTDIQEEARRQKARKDAPVHYFTLMKQLTLLGFFTSEAGATQVLRHLPVPGTYHGCVDYNGETAWG, encoded by the coding sequence ATGGACCGCAGGGAACTGATAAAAACAATCGCCGTGCTGACAGGAGCTGCCTTTGTGGGCGGTGACCTTTTTCTCTCCGGATGCAGGGAACAAAACAAAGCGCTGTTTAGTCAGGAGGATATTGCGTTCTTCGACGAGGTGGCGGAAACCATTATACCCCGTACCGACACGCCGGGCGCAAAGGATGCGGAAGTGGGGAAATTCATGGTATTATATGCGTCCGATTGTTATGACATCGCACAGCAGCAAACGCTGCAACAGGGAATTACGCAGATAAATAACACGGCAAAGAAAAAATTCAGGCGCGCCTTTGTTCAGCTGACTACAGCGCAAAAACTGTCCCTGCTGACAGATATCCAGGAAGAAGCACGCCGGCAGAAAGCGCGGAAAGATGCGCCGGTGCATTACTTTACGCTCATGAAGCAATTGACGCTGCTGGGATTCTTTACCTCGGAAGCCGGTGCTACGCAGGTATTGCGGCATCTCCCGGTGCCCGGCACTTATCACGGATGCGTGGATTATAACGGGGAGACGGCCTGGGGATAA
- a CDS encoding ROK family protein: MQIIGIDLGGTNLRAGVVQDGVLQPVVSQPLKMRGTSTEVLEQIFGVIDQLLHPEVTAIGIGVPGLVDPLTRKVQGVVNIPALNDTDVRAILEQRYRLPVKIENDANCFAWGEFHYGAGRSFQSMVGLTIGTGLGTGIVAEGRLFTGRHGGAGEFGMVRYLDKNIEYYVSGRFFGQVYKTAGEVVYRRALEGDKEALDIYEDFGRHLGEAIKMILYALDTECIVIGGAVKAAFPFYAAGMWETVRDFGFQHSVSSLKIEASSLINSNILGAAALHLQQR, from the coding sequence ATGCAGATAATAGGCATTGATCTCGGCGGCACTAATCTACGGGCCGGTGTGGTGCAGGACGGCGTACTGCAGCCGGTAGTGTCACAGCCACTGAAGATGCGTGGCACCAGCACGGAAGTCCTTGAGCAGATTTTCGGCGTTATCGATCAGCTCCTGCATCCGGAAGTGACGGCCATCGGCATCGGCGTGCCGGGCCTGGTAGACCCGCTCACCCGGAAGGTACAGGGCGTAGTGAATATCCCCGCCCTCAATGATACAGATGTCCGGGCCATATTGGAACAGCGGTACCGGCTGCCGGTGAAGATAGAGAACGATGCCAACTGTTTTGCATGGGGAGAGTTTCACTACGGTGCGGGGCGTTCGTTTCAATCGATGGTCGGACTGACGATAGGGACCGGCCTCGGAACGGGGATAGTAGCCGAAGGTCGGCTGTTTACCGGCCGCCATGGCGGAGCCGGCGAGTTTGGGATGGTCCGCTACCTCGATAAAAACATAGAGTATTATGTCAGCGGCCGTTTTTTCGGACAGGTATATAAAACGGCGGGAGAAGTGGTGTACCGGCGGGCGCTGGAAGGAGATAAGGAGGCATTGGACATATATGAAGATTTCGGGCGCCACCTGGGAGAAGCGATCAAAATGATTCTTTATGCATTGGACACGGAATGCATTGTCATTGGCGGCGCCGTTAAAGCAGCTTTTCCTTTTTATGCTGCCGGTATGTGGGAAACGGTCCGTGATTTTGGGTTTCAGCATTCGGTTTCTTCCCTGAAAATCGAAGCGTCTTCTTTGATCAACAGTAATATTTTAGGTGCGGCAGCGCTGCATCTTCAGCAACGATAA
- a CDS encoding glucosamine-6-phosphate deaminase, translating into MKVEIYSTYEALSEKVAEQVIQLMAACDEPLLCPASGDTPAGLYQVLAERYRQQPGNIARWRYVGLDEWVGLNGTDQGSCRYSIDKALFQPLQVSEENICFFDGRSADLPQECEAAERFIKARGGIDVAILGLGMNGHIAMNEPGCAADGRAQVAALHPVTKQVGQKYFQQHLELEKGITLGMGTLLESRHIILMVSGKHKAGIVRKLLEGPATNDLPASLLQRHPAVTIFLDEDAASGLTNRDAYADNRH; encoded by the coding sequence TTGAAAGTAGAGATTTATAGCACCTATGAGGCGCTTTCTGAAAAAGTGGCCGAACAGGTGATACAGCTGATGGCTGCCTGTGATGAACCCTTGCTTTGTCCCGCCTCCGGCGATACGCCGGCCGGTTTATACCAGGTGCTGGCGGAAAGATACCGGCAACAGCCCGGCAATATTGCCCGCTGGCGTTATGTGGGACTGGACGAATGGGTGGGACTCAACGGAACAGACCAGGGGAGCTGCCGGTATTCCATTGACAAAGCACTATTTCAGCCTTTGCAGGTAAGCGAAGAAAATATCTGTTTTTTTGATGGCCGTTCTGCCGACCTCCCGCAGGAATGCGAGGCGGCGGAGCGGTTCATCAAGGCGCGGGGCGGTATCGATGTGGCTATCCTGGGCCTGGGTATGAACGGGCATATCGCCATGAACGAACCCGGTTGCGCGGCGGATGGCAGGGCACAGGTAGCAGCGCTGCATCCGGTGACCAAACAGGTAGGCCAGAAGTACTTTCAGCAGCACCTTGAACTGGAAAAAGGGATTACCCTGGGCATGGGCACCTTGCTCGAAAGCAGGCATATTATTTTGATGGTAAGCGGTAAACACAAAGCGGGGATCGTCAGAAAACTGCTGGAGGGTCCCGCTACCAATGACCTGCCGGCCAGCCTGCTGCAGCGCCATCCGGCCGTGACGATCTTTCTGGATGAAGATGCCGCTTCCGGCCTGACCAACAGAGATGCATATGCAGATAATAGGCATTGA
- a CDS encoding GMC oxidoreductase produces the protein MAENKDAVTHFDAIVVGSGISGGWAAKELCEKGLKTLVLERGRNVEHIRDYPTASTPVWDFKYRGALPKSVLDANPYISRAAGYDASTAHFFVKDADHPYIQEKPFEWIRGYQVGGKSLIWGRACARWSAMDFTAPHRYGYGIEWPVGYDDIAPWYSHVEKFIGVCGNKDGIDTMPDGEFQPAFELNCVEQHLKEVVAEKFNRHYVSGRWAQVTQPQEIHKEQHRQCLSRNLCMRGCPLGGYFSSNASTLPWAEKTGNLTIRPFSVVHSVIYDEQSGKAAGVKVIDAQTKEEIIYHAKIIFLNASALNTNLILLNSVSERFPNGLGNDNGLLGKYICFHNYRASVSGEFDGFEDKYYKVSKPSECIIPNFRNVYQQDTDFVGGYVIFSAGYREKLNDENVPAVLGAAFKEAISKPGKWGAYMYMQGETIPKASNHVRLSKDKKDEWGIPLLITSVDYDDNDDRMVKDFIEQGTAMMAAAGAKNIVVNDNRQPPGLDIHEMGGVRMGKDPATSLLNEWNQLHHCKNVFVTDGACMTSTGNQSPSILYMSLTARAANYAVEQLKKGAL, from the coding sequence ATGGCCGAAAACAAGGATGCCGTTACGCACTTTGATGCTATTGTCGTAGGCAGTGGTATCAGTGGCGGATGGGCAGCAAAGGAACTGTGCGAAAAAGGACTGAAAACGCTGGTGTTGGAACGGGGCAGGAATGTAGAACACATCAGGGACTATCCTACCGCCAGCACGCCGGTATGGGATTTTAAGTACCGCGGCGCGCTGCCGAAATCTGTGCTGGATGCCAACCCTTATATCAGCAGGGCCGCCGGTTATGATGCCAGCACCGCCCACTTTTTCGTAAAAGACGCAGATCATCCCTACATACAGGAGAAACCTTTCGAATGGATACGGGGATACCAGGTAGGCGGAAAGTCACTCATATGGGGACGGGCGTGTGCCCGTTGGAGTGCGATGGATTTCACCGCGCCGCACCGTTATGGTTATGGTATCGAATGGCCTGTCGGCTACGATGACATCGCGCCATGGTACAGCCATGTGGAGAAATTCATCGGAGTGTGCGGTAACAAAGACGGCATAGACACCATGCCGGACGGCGAGTTCCAGCCGGCATTCGAACTGAACTGCGTGGAACAGCATCTGAAAGAGGTGGTAGCAGAAAAGTTCAACCGCCACTATGTGTCCGGCAGATGGGCGCAGGTGACGCAGCCGCAGGAAATTCATAAGGAACAGCACCGCCAGTGCCTGAGCCGGAACCTCTGTATGCGTGGTTGTCCGCTGGGTGGCTATTTCAGCTCCAACGCGTCTACGCTGCCGTGGGCGGAGAAAACCGGCAACCTGACCATCCGGCCCTTTTCGGTGGTACATTCTGTCATCTACGATGAACAGTCCGGCAAGGCTGCCGGCGTAAAGGTGATCGATGCGCAAACAAAAGAAGAGATCATCTATCACGCGAAAATCATTTTCCTCAACGCATCTGCTTTAAACACCAATCTCATATTGCTCAACTCTGTGTCTGAACGTTTTCCGAACGGACTGGGCAACGATAATGGCTTATTGGGTAAGTATATCTGTTTTCATAACTACCGGGCGTCTGTCAGCGGTGAATTCGACGGCTTTGAGGATAAATACTATAAGGTGTCGAAACCTTCGGAATGTATTATCCCCAATTTCAGGAACGTCTATCAGCAGGATACGGATTTTGTGGGCGGCTACGTTATTTTCAGCGCCGGCTACCGGGAGAAGCTGAATGACGAAAACGTACCGGCCGTGCTGGGCGCCGCTTTCAAGGAGGCTATCAGCAAACCCGGTAAATGGGGCGCTTACATGTATATGCAGGGCGAAACCATTCCTAAGGCGAGCAACCATGTAAGACTGAGCAAAGATAAAAAAGACGAATGGGGCATTCCGTTGCTGATCACCTCCGTGGATTATGATGATAACGACGACAGGATGGTAAAGGATTTTATAGAACAGGGAACGGCCATGATGGCGGCGGCGGGCGCGAAGAACATCGTCGTGAACGACAATCGTCAGCCGCCCGGGCTGGACATCCACGAAATGGGAGGCGTGCGCATGGGCAAAGACCCGGCCACTTCATTACTCAACGAATGGAACCAGTTGCACCACTGTAAGAACGTATTCGTTACCGATGGCGCCTGTATGACCAGTACCGGCAATCAGAGCCCTTCCATTCTTTATATGTCATTAACCGCCCGCGCGGCTAACTATGCCGTGGAGCAACTAAAAAAAGGAGCGTTGTAA
- a CDS encoding glycoside hydrolase family 16 protein → MKKSIYCLLLIAAGCCYMASVQAQSIKRHKKWQLAWSDEFNGSGLPDSTKWGYQTGRSGWGNNELQFYTAADTSNAQVENGKLYITARNNGSGDRQYTSARMITRNKGDWRYGKLEVRAKLPGGRGLWPAIWMLSTDNKYGGWPESGEIDVMEHVGYMKDSIFGSLHSKTYNHIIGTQKTKGVFIKRPYDKFHVYAVEWTPDHITFLLDRKVYYQVANEHKGHEGWPFDQPFYLLLNVAVGGNWGGKEGVDETVFPAAMQVDYVRMYDYVE, encoded by the coding sequence ATGAAAAAAAGTATTTATTGTCTTTTGCTGATAGCGGCCGGCTGCTGCTATATGGCCAGCGTACAGGCCCAATCCATCAAACGCCACAAGAAATGGCAACTGGCCTGGAGCGATGAATTTAATGGCAGCGGGCTGCCGGACAGCACTAAGTGGGGATACCAGACCGGCCGTTCCGGCTGGGGCAACAACGAGCTGCAGTTTTATACCGCAGCAGATACCAGCAATGCCCAAGTGGAAAACGGTAAGCTGTACATTACGGCGAGAAACAACGGCAGCGGAGACCGTCAATACACGTCGGCCCGGATGATCACCAGAAACAAAGGCGACTGGCGGTACGGAAAACTGGAAGTGAGAGCGAAACTGCCCGGCGGCAGGGGACTCTGGCCCGCCATCTGGATGCTGTCCACAGACAATAAGTATGGCGGCTGGCCCGAAAGCGGCGAGATCGATGTGATGGAACATGTGGGATATATGAAGGACAGCATCTTCGGTAGCCTGCACAGCAAGACCTACAACCATATTATCGGTACCCAGAAAACAAAAGGCGTTTTTATTAAGCGCCCATATGATAAGTTTCATGTGTATGCCGTTGAATGGACGCCTGATCATATCACCTTCCTGTTGGACAGGAAGGTGTATTACCAGGTGGCCAATGAGCACAAAGGACATGAGGGATGGCCGTTTGACCAGCCGTTTTACCTGTTGCTCAACGTGGCCGTAGGAGGTAACTGGGGCGGGAAGGAAGGCGTGGACGAAACGGTGTTCCCGGCAGCCATGCAGGTGGACTATGTACGGATGTACGATTACGTGGAATAG